CGGTAGATGGTCCAGTCCTTCAGGCCCACGGCTCCGAGGCGCTCGTAAAACTGGATCGCGGATTTGTTCCAGTTCAGGACCGCCCACTCGAATCGGCCACATCCGCGCTCTTTGGCGAGCCGGGCGAGATGACCCAGCAATGCCTGTCCGATCCCGCGCCGGCGATACGCGGGTTTGACGTAAAGGTCCTCCAGGTAAAGCCCGGGGCGGCCAAGGAACGTCGAGAAGTTATGGAAGAAAACCGCGAACGCCGCGGCTTCCTCGCCGACACATCCAAGGATAACTTCCGCGCATCGACGCGGGCCGAAAAGCGATTCGCGGAGGATTTGCTCCGTGGCTTCCACTTCATGGGACAGCCGTTCGAACTCCGCCAACTCGCGAATGAACGAGAGCACCAACGG
This genomic window from Verrucomicrobiota bacterium contains:
- a CDS encoding GNAT family N-acetyltransferase, translated to MNLTIRPANERDIPLVLSFIRELAEFERLSHEVEATEQILRESLFGPRRCAEVILGCVGEEAAAFAVFFHNFSTFLGRPGLYLEDLYVKPAYRRRGIGQALLGHLARLAKERGCGRFEWAVLNWNKSAIQFYERLGAVGLKDWTIYRVTGDRLEEIAEP